GCAAAACCTAAAATTCAGCAATCAACGCACGGATGAATAAATTTGGTTGCACGCAAATTTAGATAAGAGTTATTATTGCGCACTCTTTGAAAACATTAAAATAACAGCGAATGTTGATAGCCTAGCATCGGTAGTGTACGCAGTGAAGGCAGCATGATATTTGAGTTAGTTTAgcatgaaattgattttttagatatgcaaaaattgttacaaatgTCCTCTTCAGATATGAAAACAACGAATCGAAACCACGACTTGATACATTCGCATGCTAACGATAACTTTTTGTGTTAATGGAAATTCCCCCGAGGAATTAACTTTAATTTGTTCTTTTCAACGCACAGTTGCGTGCAAGCAAGGTgagtttaaataataaaaaaaaaacaaacaacaccATCAGTTCCTGGAGCGACGATATTAATTTGTCAAATcttagaaaaaaagtttcacgtCGACTTCATAGCCTGTCTACGTTTAACATCCCAATTATAAACCCTAGCCATGTTGACTTCCGTCGTTGTAAACTGGTCGCGCAAAAAGTCCAAATCGTGCTCTAGATAGCTAAGATTTCTCTTAGCAGCCTCAATGTTTTTGACTAGCAGCTCTTGGGCGTCATCCAGCATGTATTCCAGCATCACGTTGGCTCCCAGCCAGAGGCAGACTTTATTGGTCGGCGGTACCAGGGCCCTGGCAAAGACCTGCTCCGACAGTAAAAACTGGGTCTCTAGATCCTGGCTGCTGTTCTTCTCCGCCTGAAGCTTCTCAATCATTTCAAGTGACCGCTCCAACTCCGGTATTTGCGTTCTTAGCCTCCGACGTTTGTTCGATAAATTACACTCCATGAATTTGTATTTACTGTGCTGCTCGTCCAGCTTCTTCAACACCTTGTCCACCGATCCTTCGTTATCTGGTTTCGCCATAAATGCGTCTACATCTTCCTGCCgtgcaaaaattttctccatcatttcttacgattttttaatacaaacaTTAAGCCAGAACTATCGGCCGAGGTTGGAATATCAGGTTGTCTTATtcagaaaagaagaaataaattcgCTCCAATTAGTTCCTCAAACTTTTCAAGCAACAGTCAACAAATACTGAAACAAATTGACGAATCAATTCTGCTATTTTGTGTCTATTCTGTACCAAAAACTTGGAAAAGTATTTATCGATACGTAAACACCAATCCGAAGCGACGAActgatatatatttgtaacgAGATGGGTACGTTAATCCTCGACGCAgcgcagaaaatttttttagaaatctAAAAGACAAAGCGCAAACTGACGAGTAAAGAACGAAAGAATCATTTTTCCGATActtgtttgaaaaagaaaaatatcacgcTTCGGGGACTCGATCTTTGGGCGAATAAATGTCCATTGAAAATGCGACGAAAACGAGACAACTTCAAGTGATTGAGCGAGACAAAAGATTGTCTCTATCAAATTGGAGGGTcgaaaaaacgaatgaaaccATATAAGGCAAGGAAATGTGATGGTGAAAGAAATTACGCAAGTAAGATCGATAATCGCACGGTGTTATTGCTGCCCGCGTTTTGGGCGCCGGTAAATTATTATCTCAAGAATGGTTTCGCTTGACAATTGATCGGAAAGATAAACGGATAAAAAACGTAAGTGATAGCTTTTAGATCTTAAATTCGTATCGGAGCAGATCGAGTGGATCTTTCACGATCGGTAAAAGGGATGTTGGGAAGTTAGTTTGAAATGATCACTTACCACGAAGTCTGCCTCCGGTATTCCGgcgtatgattttttttcacctcctaGCTTGGTCTCCGGATTATTAGTACCTTCCTCCATGTTGATATTTTCTAcctttattctattttcttaATCACTCTAAGCAGATCAAATCGCCGTTCTCGCGTGTCGCTGTCGGTTCGTGCGAATTTCCACGGTTTATCTGCTATGTTGTAGAGGGGACAACGTATCGCGATATTCGGCCTCGCTTACATCTAGCTTCATTGTCTCGCTTCTCCCTTCGATCGGTAAGACAGGGACCGATAAATAGTTTTCTCCTCTATGTTGCATTTCGCTGATACTTGGAAAGATTGCATTGTTGTTCGGCCTCACGTCTATCTTCATTGTCTCGCTTCTTCTTTCCATCGGTAAGACAGGGACCGATAAATAGGTTTCGCCTCTaataattcgtttttttcctctaTCGTGTATTTCGAAATAACGCATTGATGTTTCATTGTAAGACAGTTTTGAGGTAAATTGTCGAATGCATGATGAGTGGATtcagaattgaaataaatttttaccgtaTATTTCTCCTCTTACTTCTTCACTTTAAATTCACAATGAAGAAAAAGCGCGCATCATTCTTGAAATTAGTAGAATgataaattgagaaaaaataatctaaacaAGGCGTAGAAGATTCTAGTTTTCAACTAAATGGAAAACGTAATCATCTGCAAAACTGTTTAATCTATGTGATACTAAAGAAATAAAGTCTGAATTATTGTTTACCGAGTgatcttctttttcaaatatcagcagaaatattttgattaaaagtatttttttttccacgttgAAAGAAGAATTACTTGTGCATCTCGCTTCGTTTAGAAACCTCAATAATGCTGAAGTAGCATTTTTTAATCACACGATCGCAGTACTGATTTGATGCATTTCTCTCACGAGCTGCGCAGTTAGAATCTGGAAGGACTTTGACACAGTCGGCACGAGCAATTTTGCAATATCGATGAAAGAATAACTCGAATCATTCGAAGATCAGTCCGTGATTAATGATCACGATGACACACTGCAGTAAATAGTCACGATATGGCCATAGTTAAATATGCATATTTTCTCCGTGAGTTGGATGATTCGTCTTTGCTACAACGATCGTGATCTTTCAATAGAGTTAATTTCGATCTGACAAAAACCGATAGACGTTTTTTCGACTTAAAGCATCAATGGTGCGGCATAACGTCGTTTGCTCGCAGCTTACAGAGTACTATTATTTCACTTTAATCCGAGGAATAAACACCGAATGAAATTTGGTGTAAGTAAATTGAGAGTCTGGAAAGTTAGTAAACACATTTACGACGCGTATTTTACTAGTTTTATTCGTCAAGATAATGGGGGACTGGGACCGTAATACAAGTATCACTGGTACGTTGCATGACGATTATTCCCAACATCTGACCACGCGCCAGAGCTATACTCTTAAATTAAACCGTTTTATGTAACGTCTAGCTGCTCATCAAACCGACGATAAACGACCGTTTCTATAACAGCGCAATTACTCGCGACTCTAATTTATACGAATTAGATCCACCTGCGTCCATCAGGTGCTGATTCGTGTATTGCGGCCAATTGACGGAATTGATGTATAAAAAGGGGGAGTGAATTGACTTGTCTCCTTTTTCCGTAAACATTAAGAATTCAGAATTTACTAAAGTACCTACTTATTGCAAGGACATGAGAAATTTCACAGTGAAATACAGGAGAATTCTGATGGAAGCACGTCAAAACAGGACACGATGATTGCCCATAAAACAAttgaataaagtaaattaTACAAAGATCAAAACGTCCCGTTGTAAGCTTGGAAAAAAATCCGTCAGTCGTTTTGAATATCATTTCTTTACTCTGTAATAGGTATTTGTTATCATTCAAtagataaattttgtatttcctataaataataattcgaatttttaattccatcaaaatttttacgggTGATTACAGCTGTTGTGAGAAATTGTCACGAttttttgtagattttttttttcgttcgtgTGTTCTTGAgatatgaatttaaaaaaacaaattttttttatcgaaaatcacAGCTTCCCGAAAGATTGACCATatgagttgtttttttttttttttataatctttgAACTCATCAATTGCGATACGATTTTTTGATTTAAAGATCAAACTTCACGATTTCGAGAGtttggacattttttatttatttattttttttttttttatttttctaatttcttataaaaatcaatgtatgaagtttttttttttttttacaaatcatGCCGTCGCATTTATCGTGGGGGTCACATctcattctattttttttcttctttttttttcttttttcgtttcgaatttgaaatttcgttgaaatttggtgaaatgaaaaattcgaattctCATTCCCGTACGTTTTGACAGAGAATGCTTGAAATGGAATTTGTCATCGAGAAGACAAATCCATCTGATCGAATATTTTAGTGGAAAAACGATCGGGATAAtggatagaaattttttgaggAATTAATAAACAGCAATCGCGGTTCTTTGGGCCAGACAACACGCTGCACGCTCTcacatttattatacatgtatgtatatatatatatatatacatatacatacacaataTATTACGTATGTATCTACGctttgtacatatatgtatataaatgacGAGTGTCATGCAATCCGCACCCGCACCCCGCATATTATGAGCATCGCGCAGCTCCAGACGGATGGATTGACTTGCCTGGAGCACAGCGTATTATCTCCCACATCCCTAATAGCGCTAATAGATCTCTTCACCCTCTTCAGACATcgtattctctctctctctctctctctctctctctctctctctctctctctctcttctctttatCTCAGTGTTTTAATAACCGAGTTAATCCACGCTATACTCGTAGAATTTCTTCTTTGCAGGCTACCGTATCGTAAAATTCCACAATACTTGTTTTTCagtgttgaattttatttcaattctcttCATTTTCTATTGACAATTAGTATCCaatataatacacacacacacacacacacacacactattatgtttttaattattattcttttcgcTTTGGATCCGACATGGCGGATGAAAATCAACTGTTGACGTTTCTGATTATTGTCAGAATACGTTTGGTACGAAATCTAATTCAATGAACAAAACGGCGCAGAGACAATGCTCTGACTCTTGAATTACGTGACAgaagtcgagagaacgaaagAGCATACATATTACTAAAAACTGCGGGGTAAAAATTTGCCAACATGGACTTATGCATAGGTAGAACAATTTTTAACGTCGATCcagaaatttataatttcatatttatttatgatactagtaatgagaaagaatagtaaggGATACCAGACAtttcggtaacagctagaaaactaattttcattttctacctcgaactatatttttcgattgtggtaaaaaatgaaaacagttatatggaccgagcggtaaccggaactggAAATATCCCTCAATGTCAGTGTGAATAACGAAAATCACTCCGTCGAAGACTAAAATCTGctatcgttttttattttcacctttttccTTCAAGTTTTGAGTTAAATCTGCGCTCTCATTCTCATCTCCGTCCGTGGTGAGATTAACGATTCTCCGTTGTATCTGTACGGCGAGGCTCGTGATCCGGGTGTCGCGATGTCGGTTGCAGATAGCAAACAGGAGCAGCACTCTGGCCGTTGGTGAATGGCTGAGGCTCCGCGGCCGATGGATAGGATAGGAGTAAGCTCGTACATTGGCCATTTCCGCAGGAAGTCCAGCTACCAACCTGTACTGTAACGGTCGTTGAGATTGGAATTGAGCTCGCTATATGTTTCCTACGTAATGCATCGATCTCGATTCACCTCCTCCGGTCGTTCATGGTCGACGGCCAATTCAATATGTCCCGCATAGTTATCGAAAGAGATCGGTCGCTTAAAGAGCTACTCAATTAAGGTTTACAAATCCCAACGGAGACCAATCTGGTATGTACCAATACTTTGCTCAGGATGCATGGGACGTAGTCAGGCCAAAAATGTGTGCGAAACGCTGAACGTTAGAAAACGAAAGTATGAAAAGTGCTACTCGAGCCAATCAACTCAAAtctaatttcaaaagaatcgGCGATACGCGGTATTGTTTTCGTAAAACACTCGATTACAAATATAGACACTTTATTTTTAACAACGTCCGAAGGTAAATCGTATgattttactatttttcatcACCGAAAAAACAGTCCCGTTGATTTTATCCGCGATCGTtggtatataataaaaaaatcgacatGTTCGTTAAAACACACGTTCAgagtttaaacattttttgcaaatcagATTTCATTAGATCTGCAGCTTTGACAGTcgtacttttaaaaaatttttttttcgcaacacatttttcagctaACTGTACATCTCGTAAACCCTGAAACTACTAGTTCAACGGTCAATTATCGAACCGAGTATAATTGATTTGGAACGATAAATTATCAACGGATTCATTGAATTTATTGTTCGCTCTTTCATCTGTTAGAAAACAGCCTTGAAATTCGCGCCAAGGTTTAAATTATACCAACTTTACACAAATGTATGTACAAACAatagaaagacaaaaaaattgatggtaAATAATTCCTCGAAACTGCAGTTTCTCGGTTAACAAATCACGACTTTGGTTCAAATGCAGACCCTGCGGCTCGCAGGGATTTGATTTTCGTATTTACATACCCTAATTGTGTCGGCTGTGGGGGAAAAGGAAGTCTGAAAGGTTCTCTAATTATTGACCATTCGTTGAGGCGACCAGCATGCCGAGGGATTCGAAAAATCgagagtaaataataaaatttcgtagCAAACATCAGACGGCGAaggatatgtatgtatatatatatgtgtttcCCTCGTTTCTTCGTCCCGCAAACATTTCAGAAAGTCACGTGTTTGTCCTTGTCGAAGATGCGGCTGCAGGGAGAGTATAATAAAGAAGAACGAGAGAATACATTACAagacgacgaagaaaaaaagaaaaaaaaaagaagaagaagaagaagaacgcaGAGGGAAAAAACGCGGAGAAAAAGGTTTGTTTGACGATCTTTTCTCCGTTTGTTTTGTCCCTACGAAGTGTGATCGACACAATGGACCGAAAGGCAAAGGTCAGACAGTCGTCGGCACCGCCCGCCTTTTTACACAAGTACGACCTCACGTACCGACCAAGAACCAACCGCAAGAGAAGATGCGGTCCGGACCCGCATACGAGGAGGAGGAACAGACGCGGAGAGGACGCACACACGCGTCGAAATGCATTTAATACGTGGTCACAATGCCTTGGCTTGCGacgaagagaagagaggagtCGGGACGTCGGTGTAAACGATACAGAAGAAGAGCGCACGCGACCCAAACTCGCAAATTCATCCATCTGCCCCTTGGCTGAACCTACAATCTTAAAACTGGGATCTACTTGGAAACAATATTCGTGAGGAACACGATGACGCGGTCATGGACTCGGATCTTAATTCAGAGTTGAGAATTGGATAGGCTTGCGACCCAATTCTTGGAATTCTTCGGCGAAGATGGAAAGCGGACCATTTTGGCGACCGTTAGGATGTCGGCGTGGATTACAGACGCCTCAAAGAGTTCGCAGGGTGTCGAGTTAAATGGTGGGAAGATCGATATCTTGGTAGATATAAGGTAAGTGACACGTTTAGACCCAGTTACGGagcattttattttgtaaatgttATAAACTCAGGGCAAAAATTGTCAATCTCTCGatgactaaaaccaattgcCAGATGGTTAAACGACACACATTTATTTTTAGGTAGATTTAGAGCCAAGAATCAAACGGATACAAACAAAAAGGATAAATAATTGCAATTACACGTAGCGCAAACGATCGATGTTTCCGAAATGGTTGACGTTTAGTTGCCGAGGTGTCCAGATTGAGCGCATAAATTCATTCCAGAGTCCTGGTACATTTAAGTAGGTGAATAGGACATAGGTCGTCCGATTCAATTTGGGTACATACCGAGTATACAAATTGGTGAATGGACATTGTAAGTGCATTACGAGAAGAGCGGGTCAACCTGCCAATTGACCATTGTCCATTTGCCCATACGTATTACACGTATGGATGCCTGGGCGATGTAGATAAAACGCGGAGTGTAGGTACATGTGCATTGGGTTATACGAGAGTATAAAGAGTCGCGACGATACCACTAAGTGCCATTATGAATCGAGTGCTTCAGCATCTGCCGCGTATCGTCAGGTCCTTCTCAGCTCATTGCTCGCAtgatagagagaaagagcgtTATGATACTTCTGGAGGACTGTTACGTGTCTCTCGGGCAATTGTTCCAGGACGCTGGCTAATGAAGACGGTTCACCACCGGTCTCTTAGACCGTGACCAGCAAATATTTAGCCTGACATGCAAAAAGTCGGATGATCGTGgtaagaaaaagttttcggtAAGTAACTTGAAGACGGTCTCGAAACGATGGGTACGGTCGTGTTTAACTTAAATTCAAACCGTTATCCACGTTCGAGTAGGTATTCGATTCTGCCTTGATTT
This region of Neodiprion fabricii isolate iyNeoFabr1 chromosome 7, iyNeoFabr1.1, whole genome shotgun sequence genomic DNA includes:
- the LOC124186246 gene encoding prefoldin subunit 3, producing the protein MEEGTNNPETKLGGEKKSYAGIPEADFVEDVDAFMAKPDNEGSVDKVLKKLDEQHSKYKFMECNLSNKRRRLRTQIPELERSLEMIEKLQAEKNSSQDLETQFLLSEQVFARALVPPTNKVCLWLGANVMLEYMLDDAQELLVKNIEAAKRNLSYLEHDLDFLRDQFTTTEVNMARVYNWDVKRRQAMKST